The genomic interval CCCGTCCTTGATCATCGAGTCGAGCAACTGCCCGTGGCCGAAGTTGTAGCCGCTGCGCGCGCGGTCCAGCATGTACGGCGCGTTGGTCATGCTCTCCTGCCCGCCCGCAACAACGACGTCGGCGTCGCCGGCCATGATGGCCTGGGCTCCGAGCATGACGGACTTCAATCCCGAGCCGCAGACCTTGTTGATGGTCATACACGGCACCGAGTTCGGCAGGCCCGCAAACAGCGCCGCCTGGCGCGCGGGCGCCTGTCCCACACCGGCAGTGAGCACGTTACCCATGATCACTTCGCTGACGTCGCCCGGCGTGATACCCGCGCGCGTGATGGCTTCCTTGATGGCGATGGCGCCGAGCTGCGGCGCGGTGAAAGACTTGAGCGATCCGTTGAATGCACCGATCGGGGTGCGGGCCGCGCTGACGATGACGACATCATTCATGGGTCTGTAACTCTGCGTGTGGTGAAGTGAATGGAATATCCGCTGAAGGGGGGTGAAAATGGGAATCGGGATGTAAGATATAGGATTTGGGAATGGCGTCCACATGCGGCCCCGCCTGAAGCCGGGCCCCTCTCCCTCCGCGCGTGTCCCGTCTCCCGGGCCGCTAACTGTTCATGTACTTCAGGAATTCCTTGTTGCTCTTCGTGCCGCGGATCTTTTCGATCAGGAACTCCATCGCCTCGACGGTGGTGTACTCGCTGAGAACCTTGCGGAGCACCCAGACACGGCTGAGTTCTTCCGGTGTCAGCAGCAGATCCTCCTTGCGCGTACCCGAGCGGTTCACGTCCATCGCGGGGAAGACGCGGCGGTCCGACAGCTTGCGGTCGAGCACGATTTCCATGTTGCCCGTGCCCTTGAATTCCTCGAAGATCACCTCGTCCATGCGGCTGCCCGTCTCGATCAATGCCGTTGCGATGATCGTGAGCGATCCGCCTTCCTCGATGTTGCGCGCAGCGCCGAAAAATCGTTTCGGCCTGTGCAGCGCGTTCGCGTCGACACCGCCCGACAGGATCTTGCCGGAATGCGGCACCACGGTGTTGTGCGCGCGCGCCAGTCGTGTGATCGAATCGAGCAGGATCACGACGTCCTTCTTGCATTCGGTGAGACGCTTGGCCTTCTCGAGCACCATGTCCGACACCTGCACATGCCGTTCGGGCGGCTCGTCGAAGGTGGAGCTTATCACCTCGGCCTTCACCGAACGCTCCATGTCGGTCACTTCCTCGGGGCGCTCGTCGATCAGCAGCACGATGAGTATCACGTCGGGATGATTCGCGCTGATGCTGTTTGCGATCTTCTGCAGCAGTATCGTCTTGCCGCTCTTGGGAGGCGACACGATGAGACCGCGGTTTCCCTTCCCGATCGGCGTGAGCAGATCCATGATGCGCATCGACAGCTCGTTGGGAAGCACCTCGAGCTTGAAGCGGTCGTTCGGATACAGGGGTGTGAGATTGTCGAACAGCGGACGGTCGCGGATGTTCTCCGGATCCTCGTAGTTGACGGACTCGACCTTGAGCAGGGCGAAGAATCGCTCGCCCTCCTTGGGCGGCCGCACCTGCCCGCTGATGGTGTCGCCCGTGCGCAAACCGAATTTTTTAATCTGACTCGGCGACACGTAGATGTCGTCGGGCGAGGGCAGGTAATTGTAGTCGGCTGAGCGCAGGAATCCGTAGCCGTCGGGCAGCACTTCCAGCACGCCCTTGCTGAATGCCAAGCCGTCTTTCTGTGTCTGTGCTTCGAGGATCTTGAAAATCAGCTCCTGCTTCTTGAGGTCGCTGTGGCCGCTGATGTTCAGGTCTTTCGCAATCTGCGAAAGCTCGGCGATGCGTTTGGACTTCAGTTCAGCGATGTCCATGCTCATGGTGATCCCCGTGGATGTTGGGTAGAGGACGTATTGTCGGATGAAAGTGTCGGGAGAAGGAATCGTACGGCGCGTGGTGGGGGCGCCGAATACCCGCGGCAACGGGGGGCCGGAGCCGCAGGTGGTCCGTCAGGAACGACGGACACTGAAGGCGAATGGCTTTTGCTGCTTCGTCCCGACTGTCAGAAATCGGGGCGCGAAACGATGGGAGAAATAGAAACGGTACGGCTTGGAAAAGCGAAGGATGAGTGCGAGAGAGAGAAAGCCTGTTGGAAGGACGTCTAGTGCAAAAATAGGGCTTTCCCGCGATATGTCAAGATCGTTCTCCGTCGCTCCCCGATTTTTTTCCGGAGGCGAGAATCGCGCCCACAAGATAATGTGATCCGAAAACAAGAATGGATTCGTCGGATCGGGCGCTGTGCACGTGATCCACGACCGCAGTAACGGCGTCCGTTGCGACGCGCGGAGCCGGCTCGAGTCCCTGCGCTGCTGCCGCGATTTCGGACGCGGGCCGGCCGTCGGGATGAGGAATGTCGACAATGGTGACCGATGCCCAGCGGTGCGTTGCAAGCAACGCCAAAACTTCGGCGCTGTTTTTTGTGCGAAGCAGGCCGAACACGAGATGTGTGCGCGCGGTCTCGCGCACGGCGCGCCATGCGCAGAGAAGTGCTGCAACACCGTCGGGATTGTGCGCCACGTCGACGACACACTCGGGCGTGGCGGCGATGCGGTCGAGGCGCCCCGCGATGCCGGTGCGGCGTTTTACGTCGCCTATGCCCTGAATGATCACGGGTGTGCCGACACGCCAACCTGCCGCGGCGAGCAGCTCGGCCGCCCGTATCGCGAGTCGCGCGTTGGCCGCCTGATGGTCGCCGACGAGCGGCGAGACGAATCGCTCGATCGAGCGCAACACCGCGGCGTCGAATTCCATGTGGTCGATGTCGATGATCTGTTCAATGCCCGCGGCCGTGGGCACAACGTGCAGCGCCGCGCCGCGTTCGCGCGCGACCTCCACCACGACGTCCATCGCATCGGGCTGGAGATCGGCCGACACCACCGGCACGCCATTCTTGATGATGCCCGCCTTCTCGGCGGCTATGGCGGCAAGGGTCGTGCCGAGGTACTCCGTGTGATCGAAGGCGATGCCTGTGATGACACTGAGCGCCGGCTCCACGATGTTGGTGGAATCGAGGCGGCCGCCGAGACCTGTCTCGATCACGGCAGCTCCCGCGCGCCGCTCTGCGAAATAGCGGAAGGCCATCGCGGTTGTCGCCTCGAAGAACGTGGCCTTGAGTTCGTCGATGCGCGGAGCCATCTCGATCGTCATGCGCAGCACGTCGGCCTCCGGGATGGGCACGCCATCCACTCGGATCCGTTCGCGGAAATCCACAAGATGCGGCGAGGTGTACAGTCCGGTGCGGTAGCGGGCGGACGAGAGAATGGATGCGATGTAGGCCGATGTCGAACCTTTGCCGTTTGTTCCCGCGACGTGTATCACGGGATAGGCGCGGTGCGGATTGCTATAATCGGACAAAAGGGTCCGGATATTGTCGAGTCCGAGTTTGATGCCGAATGTCTGCAGGCCGTAGAGGTAGGCGACTGCCTCGGCGTAGGATGTCATGCGGGAAAGCTCTCCTTGCACATTCAGGGTTTGATGGTCCACGTGAACGTGTCTTCCTGCTTCACGTCCACAACCTCGCCCGCGGTGTTGCCGAAGGCGTCGGTCACGCGCACGTGTGTCGTGCCGTTTCCGGTGGAAAAGGTCTGCTCCTCCGCGTCATGCAGGAAGCCCATGTATTTCCCGTCTATGTACACATCGAGCAGACGGCCGGCCTGATTCACGACGCGGACGTAGCCGATGAATGTCCCCTCTCCCCGTGTACGCGGCGCCATGGCGAGCGTCTGCCGCAGGCGCGAGAGAGGTTCGTTGCCTCCGGGTATACGTGTCGCCGCGAGTGCGAGCGCCTTCTCGAGGACGGGATCCTGGCGGTCTTCCGCGATGCGCACCGCCTCATTGAGTATCGCGAGGGCCGTGACGGACGCGGCGCGTTTCCCGGCCAACTCCTCGACATACGCGAGCAGCACGGCCTCGGCGGCAAGGGCCTGCGCATCGGCAAAACGGCGCGCATTGTCAACACGCACGCCGAAGCCCGGCAACGGATCGGACGCGAGTCCGAATTCGCCCCCGACATCGGTATACGCGAGGCGCGGGAACGCGGCCTTGACAAGACTGCTGTTTTTTTGCGCCAGCGCGGGCGCGGACAACGTGAGAAGTACAAGGATGGAAAGAGCGAAGCGTGTCATGTCGGTATCCTCCGGAAATCGTGGTGCACTGTTCTTGTTCGCTCGAAGCGGAGTTGCAGTGGCGTGCTCATCGGGTGTCCCCGAAGAAAATAAAGGCGGACCAATAATACGGGAAAACCCAATCGGGATCTTTTGGTGTATTCAACAGTGAGAGTGCGGCCAGCCGCGCGGCCTGCGCCTTGGCCATGCCGTCGCGCCGCCATGCGCGATAAAACTCGATCATCCACGCGAGTGTGGCGGCATCGTCCACCACCCACAACGACGCAATAACGGATGGTGTTCCAGCATAAACGAAGGATCGGGTCAGGCCCACAAGTTCGTCGCCCTGCGTGAAGCCGCCTTCCTCGCCCGCGACCTGCGCCGTCTGGCATGCGCTCAAGGCGACGAGCGCGGCATGCAGGTCGAGGTTGAACACTTCGCCGACCGTGAGATTGCCGTCGTCATCACCTTCGGGTTTTGCCGCGGCCAGCAGGATGCGCGAGCGCAGTGGTTCACGCTTGTTGAGTTCACCGTGCGTGGCGAAGTGCAGAACGTCGGCGCGCACGGCCTCACGTTTCACGCGCGCCTCTTCGGCGGCGGCACCGGTCAGGACAACGGCGCCATCGATGTATCGCGCGACGGAATCGGCCTCGACCAGAGCGCCCGCGAGAGGACGCGCGCGATAGACGGGGTCGGCGTAGGCGGGATCACCCACGACGAGGCTCGTGGCGCCGTCCGCAGGGGCCTTCGAACGTACAAAGGCCAGCACGCTTGCCGAAGGAAGATAGGCGATGGCCATGTCCTCGATCAGGAAACGCGGCCGCGCGACGTGGACATCGCGACGTTTGTCGAAATTGCCTATGCGCACGAGCGCTTGAAAAGGCAGATGATGCAGCGGTCCGTGCGGGACGACATAGGCCTGCCGCACACCACGCAACAATGCATCGACGGGAGCGAGCAACACACTGTACATCTCCATCAGCTCGAACTGCCAGCGGCTGTCCGTTGCGCCCGCCCGCCATTCAGCGAGGGCTTGGTCCATTGTCAGACCCTTCTGCAGGCGAGCCGCGCGCAGCGCCGCGGCGCGGGCATTCGGGAAATCGGCGTACAACCGCCGTCGCAGCGTCTCGATGCGGCGCTCGAGTCCGTACTCGGCGCGTATGGTGAGACGTTTGGCGACGAGTGTGTCGCGGCGCAGAAGAAAGACGAAGGCGGCGCGTTCGCCGTCGTCCACAGTCTCACCGATGAAGTACTCGACGAGTGCGGTCGAATCGTCGAGCAGCGCGCGCAGATCGCGCGCCGGGGCGGGCTCGATGCTCTTCACAGACGCGTATTCGGGATCGACATCGCGCAGCGTGTCGAGAACGGATCTGTGCCGCTGCAGCAGGATGGCTACTTGTGCGCTGCTGTCGGGAGTGTCGATGAGCCGGGCTATCTGCTCGTGCAGCGCGCGCTCCTCCGCCACCAACGCGGCGCCGCGCGCGGTACGCTGTTTTTTTTCGCCGATGGTCTTGTTGCCGAGCATGTCGAGGAACGAGCGCGCCTTCGCTCGTTCCGCATACTCGAAAGCCTCGTCGAACTTTCCGAGGCGCACGAGTATCGAGATGAGGCGCTCGTAGAGATGGTACTTGTTCGAGACAAAACTCGAACGCACGTCGATGGACGTGAGTCCGCCGCGCAATTCCTCGATGATCGAGATTCCCCGTCGCAACGCCTCCGCGGCCTCCTCGCCTCGACCGTCCTCGTCGAGCATCAGACCGATATTGCCGAGGCACATCGCCTCGTGCACGCGGAATCCGGAGACGCGGTATTCGTCGTTGGCGCGGCGGAACGCGGTGACCGCGCTGTCGCGCCGACCCTCGTGTGCAAACGTGTTGCCGAGATTCAGCCATGCGTCGGCGGTGGGAAACACGGCGAGCGACTCGCGAAAGTACGCGCGGGCCGTGTCGAGGTTCGCGCGGAAGCGAGCGGTGTCGGCCCCGCGACGCGCCGCGTCAGCACGCAGATAGTACACGGTTCCGATGTTGTACAGTGAGACCGCGACAGGAAGCGGCTCTCCGCGCAGCCGGTCGTCCGCAAGCACGAGCCGGTGCATCACCTCGGCCTCGTTGTATCGTCCCGCGTTTTTTTCCACCACTGCAATGTTGTTGAGCACGTTCGCCCGTTCCTGACGCGCGAGGCGCGGCGTCCTTGCTCCCGCGGCGGAAAGCAGACTGTCGAGCTGCGCGCGGGCCTGTTGATACAGCACAAGAGCGTCGGCATCACGTCTGTAGGCAAGGCGCACATTGCCGAGCCACTTTCTGCACTGCGCCTGCAGCAGGCCGTCCCGGTCACGCTCCGCCTCACGAAGCAGTTCCTTGAACAGGGTTTCGGCCGCTTCGTACTGTCCCCTGTCCACCATCGCGCGTCCCTGACTGATACGCGGATCTTCATTCACCACCACATCCGGCGCGGAACACGATGCGACACACGCAAGCAGCACTATCGATATAAGGAGGCGTCGGGTCATCGTTTTAGCAGGCACAGGGAACGGCAGACGGCAAACGGGAAATGGTGAAGGACGAAACGCGAGTGGAAAATGACGAACAAGGATCGGGGTCCGATATTGCTAGTATTAGCTGAGGTTGTCTCCTGTATCCTCAATCCTGTCTCCTCACACCGCTCTGAAAAGACCCCACCCCTACCATCTACCAACTACCACCAGCCACTACC from Ignavibacteriota bacterium carries:
- the rho gene encoding transcription termination factor Rho, producing the protein MDIAELKSKRIAELSQIAKDLNISGHSDLKKQELIFKILEAQTQKDGLAFSKGVLEVLPDGYGFLRSADYNYLPSPDDIYVSPSQIKKFGLRTGDTISGQVRPPKEGERFFALLKVESVNYEDPENIRDRPLFDNLTPLYPNDRFKLEVLPNELSMRIMDLLTPIGKGNRGLIVSPPKSGKTILLQKIANSISANHPDVILIVLLIDERPEEVTDMERSVKAEVISSTFDEPPERHVQVSDMVLEKAKRLTECKKDVVILLDSITRLARAHNTVVPHSGKILSGGVDANALHRPKRFFGAARNIEEGGSLTIIATALIETGSRMDEVIFEEFKGTGNMEIVLDRKLSDRRVFPAMDVNRSGTRKEDLLLTPEELSRVWVLRKVLSEYTTVEAMEFLIEKIRGTKSNKEFLKYMNS
- a CDS encoding bifunctional folylpolyglutamate synthase/dihydrofolate synthase; the encoded protein is MTSYAEAVAYLYGLQTFGIKLGLDNIRTLLSDYSNPHRAYPVIHVAGTNGKGSTSAYIASILSSARYRTGLYTSPHLVDFRERIRVDGVPIPEADVLRMTIEMAPRIDELKATFFEATTAMAFRYFAERRAGAAVIETGLGGRLDSTNIVEPALSVITGIAFDHTEYLGTTLAAIAAEKAGIIKNGVPVVSADLQPDAMDVVVEVARERGAALHVVPTAAGIEQIIDIDHMEFDAAVLRSIERFVSPLVGDHQAANARLAIRAAELLAAAGWRVGTPVIIQGIGDVKRRTGIAGRLDRIAATPECVVDVAHNPDGVAALLCAWRAVRETARTHLVFGLLRTKNSAEVLALLATHRWASVTIVDIPHPDGRPASEIAAAAQGLEPAPRVATDAVTAVVDHVHSARSDESILVFGSHYLVGAILASGKKSGSDGERS
- a CDS encoding CHAT domain-containing protein → MTRRLLISIVLLACVASCSAPDVVVNEDPRISQGRAMVDRGQYEAAETLFKELLREAERDRDGLLQAQCRKWLGNVRLAYRRDADALVLYQQARAQLDSLLSAAGARTPRLARQERANVLNNIAVVEKNAGRYNEAEVMHRLVLADDRLRGEPLPVAVSLYNIGTVYYLRADAARRGADTARFRANLDTARAYFRESLAVFPTADAWLNLGNTFAHEGRRDSAVTAFRRANDEYRVSGFRVHEAMCLGNIGLMLDEDGRGEEAAEALRRGISIIEELRGGLTSIDVRSSFVSNKYHLYERLISILVRLGKFDEAFEYAERAKARSFLDMLGNKTIGEKKQRTARGAALVAEERALHEQIARLIDTPDSSAQVAILLQRHRSVLDTLRDVDPEYASVKSIEPAPARDLRALLDDSTALVEYFIGETVDDGERAAFVFLLRRDTLVAKRLTIRAEYGLERRIETLRRRLYADFPNARAAALRAARLQKGLTMDQALAEWRAGATDSRWQFELMEMYSVLLAPVDALLRGVRQAYVVPHGPLHHLPFQALVRIGNFDKRRDVHVARPRFLIEDMAIAYLPSASVLAFVRSKAPADGATSLVVGDPAYADPVYRARPLAGALVEADSVARYIDGAVVLTGAAAEEARVKREAVRADVLHFATHGELNKREPLRSRILLAAAKPEGDDDGNLTVGEVFNLDLHAALVALSACQTAQVAGEEGGFTQGDELVGLTRSFVYAGTPSVIASLWVVDDAATLAWMIEFYRAWRRDGMAKAQAARLAALSLLNTPKDPDWVFPYYWSAFIFFGDTR